Proteins encoded by one window of Mycobacteriales bacterium:
- a CDS encoding chemotaxis protein CheW has translation MSQGFVTFAFGQRIFATPLNEIREVVRLVGLTELPGMAPPLTGVITLRGNPLPVLDVRGAGADRDTGDILVLDDGSGQPIGIAVDGVVAVLDPDQLAESGAAPPRALPDYVIDVRQGPDGPVLLVDLHRLVRLTAARSDVALEDRGFGQSGQALADTAGSGLPDALHRL, from the coding sequence ATGAGCCAAGGCTTCGTCACGTTCGCCTTTGGGCAGCGGATCTTCGCCACCCCGCTCAACGAGATCCGCGAGGTGGTCCGACTCGTGGGCCTCACCGAACTGCCCGGGATGGCACCGCCGCTAACCGGGGTGATTACCCTGCGCGGCAACCCGTTACCGGTCCTAGACGTCCGGGGCGCCGGCGCCGACCGGGACACCGGCGACATCCTCGTCCTCGACGATGGCAGCGGACAGCCGATCGGCATCGCGGTCGACGGCGTCGTGGCCGTGCTCGACCCAGACCAGCTCGCCGAATCCGGCGCGGCGCCCCCTCGGGCCCTACCGGATTACGTCATCGACGTGCGGCAAGGTCCGGACGGGCCAGTTCTCCTCGTCGATTTGCACCGGCTGGTCCGGCTGACCGCGGCCCGCTCAGACGTAGCGCTCGAGGATCGAGGATTCGGCCAGTCGGGACAGGCCCTCGCGGACACTGCGGGCTCGGGACTCCCCGACGCCCTCCACCGCCTGTAG
- a CDS encoding CheR family methyltransferase: MNRVILDDAQFEALCLVLREAAGLVFDGTRRDSLALSLGERLRASGCPDVDSYLRLLDTPAGEPERQLLLDEVTIPETHFFRNPPQIRALRRHVLPQLLQSAGERGGHLRVWSAGCSTGEEPYTVAMLIGELLPANPGLDVKIIATDVSTRALAAARRARYGERSLHLADPVDVARWLTPCADQPGMLEVREDVRRLVEFRHHNLVTDPTPFEPGSLDLILCRNVTIYFRRDTTVALMRRLHTAVRDGGYLFLGHAETLWQISDEFSLVGLGDAFVYRRLDGVPERRAVLPDRRTAEPPVARRSERRLQPRRAERVTAPPAPSRPTVGAVRASLAGGRYDEAVNLTDSMIEFDPLRAEAHYLRGLSLTNLGRDAEAMSSLRKAVYLEPADGLAQFLLGGALERLGEPAAAARAYRAAAGALCDWPPTTIAPELGGRRPAELATLCRQLADRTEPQGAVTGSVGRR; encoded by the coding sequence GTGAACCGAGTGATCCTCGACGACGCGCAGTTCGAGGCGCTCTGTCTGGTTTTGCGGGAAGCGGCGGGCCTGGTCTTCGACGGGACCCGACGGGACTCGCTCGCGCTGTCGCTGGGCGAGCGGCTTCGGGCGTCCGGTTGCCCCGACGTCGACAGCTACCTGCGGTTGCTCGACACCCCGGCGGGCGAGCCCGAACGTCAGCTGCTGCTGGACGAGGTGACCATCCCGGAGACCCACTTCTTCCGGAACCCGCCGCAGATCCGCGCTCTTCGCCGGCACGTGCTGCCGCAGCTCCTCCAGTCCGCCGGCGAGCGTGGCGGCCACCTGCGGGTATGGAGCGCCGGGTGCTCGACCGGCGAGGAGCCTTACACGGTCGCGATGTTGATCGGGGAGCTGCTTCCCGCCAACCCGGGATTGGATGTGAAGATCATCGCCACCGACGTGTCGACTCGCGCGCTTGCGGCTGCCCGGCGCGCCCGCTACGGGGAACGGTCGTTGCACCTTGCCGACCCCGTCGACGTCGCGCGGTGGCTCACCCCGTGTGCCGACCAACCCGGCATGCTCGAAGTGCGCGAGGACGTCCGACGCCTCGTCGAGTTTCGCCATCACAACCTGGTCACCGACCCGACTCCGTTCGAGCCGGGCAGTCTCGATCTCATTCTCTGCCGCAACGTCACGATCTACTTCCGGAGGGACACGACGGTCGCGCTGATGCGCCGGCTGCACACCGCCGTCCGGGACGGGGGTTACCTTTTTCTCGGCCACGCCGAAACGCTCTGGCAGATCTCGGACGAGTTTTCCCTCGTTGGCCTGGGCGACGCCTTCGTCTACCGGCGCTTGGACGGGGTTCCGGAGCGCCGGGCCGTCCTCCCGGACCGCCGCACCGCTGAACCCCCGGTCGCCCGTCGCAGTGAGCGGCGGCTGCAGCCGCGCCGGGCAGAGCGGGTAACGGCCCCGCCGGCGCCGAGCCGACCAACCGTCGGCGCGGTGCGCGCCAGCCTGGCGGGTGGTCGTTACGACGAGGCGGTCAACCTCACCGATTCGATGATCGAGTTCGACCCGCTGCGCGCCGAGGCGCACTATCTACGCGGCCTGTCCTTGACCAACCTTGGCCGGGATGCGGAGGCGATGTCGAGCCTTCGTAAGGCGGTGTACCTAGAGCCGGCCGACGGGCTCGCCCAGTTCCTGCTCGGTGGCGCGCTCGAGCGGCTTGGCGAGCCGGCAGCCGCGGCCCGGGCATACCGGGCCGCGGCCGGCGCGCTGTGCGATTGGCCGCCGACCACCATCGCCCCGGAGCTCGGGGGGCGTCGGCCAGCCGAGCTTGCCACGCTCTGCCGGCAGCTCGCCGACCGGACCGAGCCGCAGGGCGCCGTCACGGGATCGGTTGGACGGCGATGA